One stretch of Chlamydia abortus DNA includes these proteins:
- the ndk gene encoding nucleoside-diphosphate kinase, which produces MEQTLSIIKPDSVGKAHIGEIIAIFEKSGFRIAAMKMLHLSVKEAEGFYAVHKSRPFFQELVDFMISGPVVVMVLEGNNAVARNREIMGATNPQEAAPGTIRAQFGESIGINAVHGSDSLENAAIEINYFFSKVEIVNSAA; this is translated from the coding sequence ATGGAACAAACGCTATCAATTATCAAACCTGATTCTGTTGGTAAGGCTCATATTGGTGAGATTATTGCTATCTTTGAAAAATCAGGATTTCGCATAGCTGCTATGAAAATGTTGCATTTATCAGTGAAAGAGGCAGAAGGCTTTTACGCTGTTCATAAATCGCGTCCATTTTTCCAAGAGTTAGTGGATTTTATGATTTCTGGTCCTGTAGTGGTTATGGTTCTTGAAGGGAATAATGCTGTAGCTCGTAATAGAGAAATTATGGGAGCAACAAATCCTCAAGAAGCTGCTCCAGGAACTATCCGCGCTCAGTTTGGTGAGTCTATAGGAATTAATGCAGTTCATGGTTCTGATAGTTTGGAAAACGCTGCGATAGAAATTAACTATTTCT